Proteins encoded in a region of the Paenibacillus wynnii genome:
- a CDS encoding ATP-binding protein, translating into MENNSLSIHNIEDAADHMLFLLKHMLNVNTIIISINAGLSEPIHKFYNRYKEFAQGDEGLSLLENIGALILLNNNKTLRVSNINDHDTSEELEYIRTKGVHSFIGIPLVFEDGRSYGTICVMDQAAGEYGEEDVKMLYALAIFLTYLIELEQKSDSAERRIQTKNDLFSMLSHELRTPMNGIVGMTDLMLTTEMNEQQKYYMEIINESNSRLLEFLNDMLEFSKMEAGELSVEEEPFDLISTLEETVYLFSTKALEKNLEVVLNTDSEVPLYVVGDAMKVRQIIMNLLNNAVKFTHEGEIFVELKLLPARDDEQVCVKIAIQDTGIGIEEEKLNLLFNKYTQVHDENTIHHYGGTGLGLAICKHLAELMGGHIQALSKKGEGSTFEITLFLNKYSNLPSIPFETEVLAGKNILVIDDNLTSLQVISSMLEDWGVHVASTQNPTQVFQWISDGLDFDLILIDKDIGGLNAITMAEQISKLTTHKKLSLFLLAPIGTNLDDETKSLFESIIIKPIRKLHLLNTILSLPNHNKSTDEL; encoded by the coding sequence ATGGAAAACAATAGCTTATCAATTCATAACATTGAGGATGCCGCAGATCATATGCTTTTTCTGTTAAAGCATATGCTGAATGTCAATACGATTATCATCTCAATTAATGCCGGTTTGTCTGAACCTATTCATAAATTTTATAATCGCTATAAGGAGTTTGCACAAGGAGATGAAGGATTATCACTACTTGAGAACATCGGTGCCTTGATATTATTGAATAACAATAAAACACTTCGCGTATCTAATATCAATGACCATGATACTTCTGAGGAGCTTGAATATATCCGTACAAAAGGAGTACACTCCTTTATCGGAATTCCTTTGGTTTTTGAGGATGGCAGATCTTACGGAACAATTTGTGTGATGGATCAGGCTGCTGGTGAATATGGTGAAGAAGACGTAAAAATGTTGTATGCACTTGCCATATTTTTAACCTATTTAATTGAATTGGAGCAGAAATCTGATTCTGCAGAACGACGTATCCAGACGAAAAATGACTTGTTCTCTATGCTCAGCCATGAGTTGCGCACACCAATGAACGGGATTGTAGGAATGACTGACTTGATGCTGACTACTGAAATGAACGAGCAACAGAAATATTATATGGAAATTATCAACGAGAGCAATTCAAGATTACTGGAGTTTTTAAATGATATGCTGGAATTCAGCAAAATGGAGGCGGGCGAGCTGTCCGTAGAAGAAGAGCCCTTTGATCTTATCTCCACCCTAGAGGAAACCGTCTATTTGTTCTCTACAAAAGCACTTGAGAAGAATCTGGAGGTGGTACTTAATACTGACTCCGAGGTCCCGCTCTATGTGGTCGGTGACGCAATGAAGGTGCGCCAGATTATCATGAACCTATTAAATAATGCCGTTAAGTTCACACATGAGGGTGAAATCTTTGTAGAGCTTAAATTATTGCCAGCCCGCGATGATGAACAAGTGTGCGTCAAGATAGCCATACAGGATACGGGGATAGGCATTGAAGAAGAGAAGTTAAATCTGCTGTTTAACAAGTATACGCAGGTTCATGATGAAAATACGATTCACCATTATGGCGGAACAGGGCTGGGTTTGGCGATATGCAAGCATCTGGCGGAGCTGATGGGCGGACATATACAAGCGTTGAGTAAAAAAGGAGAAGGGTCCACCTTTGAGATTACCCTGTTCCTGAATAAGTATTCGAATCTACCCTCCATTCCTTTCGAGACTGAAGTGTTAGCAGGAAAAAACATACTTGTTATAGATGATAATCTAACCAGCCTTCAAGTTATCTCATCGATGCTGGAGGATTGGGGAGTTCATGTTGCATCTACGCAGAATCCCACTCAAGTGTTCCAATGGATTTCTGATGGTCTGGATTTCGACCTGATCCTTATCGACAAGGATATCGGAGGCCTAAATGCCATTACAATGGCTGAACAAATCAGTAAGTTAACTACTCATAAGAAATTGTCCTTATTTCTACTCGCTCCGATTGGAACGAATTTGGACGACGAAACCAAATCACTGTTCGAATCCATCATTATTAAGCCGATTCGTAAACTCCACTTATTGAACACCATACTTTCTTTACCAAATCATAATAAGTCTACAGATGAATTATAG
- a CDS encoding spore germination protein has product MPLNWIKDALKPAKSHKLDALKKRQQANEKSLTSSLSHTLSFLKSELGTSPDFVIREFNEDSEQTSPVAVCYIQGLVDNVLLTDLIEAIITENSSQATLKLDAKEAAALFKKKLPLGNIKVVKAENELVQTMLAGSAMVIIDGVEHVLAVSISGGSRRGVEEPTSQTVVRGPKEGFTEDISLNIALLRRKLLTPHLKLESHIIGEYTQTKVILAYIDGIAPPEVVEEVNKRLRAIDTDSILESGYIEEFIQDGAFSPFPTILNTERPDTAAGALLDGQVAILVDGTPFVLIAPVTFFNFFQSSEDYYQRYDISTFLRVVRLMSFLVALLLPSLYIAITTFQQEILPTTLLISLSAQREGTPLPALMEALMMEMMFEVIREAGVRMPRVIGPAISIVGALVIGQAAVQAGLVSGAMVIVVSFTAIANFVIPYFNMASAVRLIRFTLMILGGVLGLFGIIAGIIPILSHLVALKSFGIHYMMPYAPFYKSNMKDLLLRVPWWAMKTRPSRRTASNKYRQAAHQFPESSVQKGNTNETDSQE; this is encoded by the coding sequence GTGCCATTGAATTGGATAAAGGATGCTTTGAAGCCGGCAAAAAGCCATAAACTGGACGCTCTAAAAAAAAGACAGCAGGCCAATGAAAAATCTCTAACCTCTTCCTTGTCTCATACCCTATCCTTCCTTAAATCAGAGTTAGGAACAAGTCCTGACTTCGTTATTCGTGAATTTAATGAGGACTCGGAACAGACAAGTCCTGTTGCGGTCTGTTATATCCAAGGTCTGGTTGATAATGTACTGCTCACAGATTTAATAGAGGCCATTATCACTGAAAATAGCTCACAAGCTACTTTAAAACTTGATGCAAAAGAAGCAGCAGCTCTGTTTAAGAAAAAGCTCCCTCTGGGAAATATCAAAGTCGTTAAAGCTGAAAATGAATTAGTCCAGACTATGCTTGCCGGGAGCGCTATGGTAATTATTGATGGAGTAGAACATGTTCTAGCAGTCTCCATTTCTGGCGGTTCCCGTCGAGGCGTTGAGGAACCTACTTCTCAGACCGTCGTTCGGGGTCCTAAAGAAGGATTTACGGAGGATATCTCACTCAACATAGCCTTGCTTAGACGAAAACTACTGACACCTCATTTAAAGCTTGAAAGTCATATTATCGGTGAATATACGCAAACAAAGGTCATATTGGCTTATATTGATGGAATTGCCCCGCCAGAAGTGGTGGAGGAAGTAAACAAGCGCCTCCGTGCAATTGATACAGACAGTATACTGGAGAGCGGTTATATTGAAGAGTTCATTCAAGACGGGGCGTTCTCCCCATTTCCGACGATTTTAAATACCGAACGTCCGGACACAGCGGCCGGGGCTCTTCTAGACGGACAAGTAGCCATTTTGGTGGATGGTACCCCTTTTGTTCTTATTGCACCCGTTACTTTTTTTAATTTCTTTCAGTCAAGCGAAGACTACTATCAACGATATGATATTTCCACATTTCTTCGTGTTGTCCGGCTCATGTCCTTTTTAGTCGCCTTGCTGCTTCCATCCCTATATATTGCAATAACGACATTTCAACAGGAAATTCTACCCACTACCCTGTTAATATCTCTGAGTGCACAACGGGAAGGAACCCCTCTGCCCGCTTTAATGGAGGCACTGATGATGGAGATGATGTTCGAGGTTATACGTGAAGCCGGAGTTCGGATGCCTCGGGTCATCGGTCCTGCTATCTCGATCGTAGGCGCACTGGTAATCGGTCAAGCAGCGGTACAGGCCGGTCTAGTGTCAGGAGCAATGGTCATAGTTGTTTCTTTCACGGCCATAGCCAACTTTGTAATCCCCTACTTTAACATGGCATCGGCAGTTCGGTTGATCCGCTTTACGCTCATGATTCTAGGAGGAGTACTTGGACTATTCGGAATCATTGCAGGCATAATACCCATTTTGTCACATCTGGTCGCTCTCAAATCCTTCGGTATCCATTATATGATGCCTTACGCTCCGTTCTATAAATCCAACATGAAGGATCTGTTGCTCAGAGTACCCTGGTGGGCCATGAAGACCCGCCCCAGCAGAAGAACAGCGTCTAACAAGTACAGACAGGCAGCACACCAATTCCCTGAAAGTTCGGTTCAAAAGGGGAACACTAATGAAACTGATTCCCAAGAATAA
- a CDS encoding Ger(x)C family spore germination protein, which yields MRKLGVMFLLLLISLWLSGCSNRVELNELGIITATGVDGKSGAWIVTYQIIIPSAMASGTGGGGGGSQSAVHTFSTEAKTIREAIDISNLENPRRLYFAHNNVLLIGKKSADQGINEIIDIYLRNFETRETVKVLVADGEARELLKQLTPPEKVPGVALAKILAKDNQLGSFFPLITVYEIAQRISSDSEAAGIPEVAKVGSGDGKLDTIEVFQKTSAKVKLKLSGLSVIKGSKRIATLKQKESQGVSWLNNQMNSSTLSFTDPVKNNEEKRYTAFQVRKATVKATPIKGPLHYTLKVDVKVKGEIVESETKINITKSKGINQMQQLINKEIEAQILNSWQTIQSLKVDLAGVANKIHRKYPKDWHKIKDTWPEELARMDIKINVETVISRPGLFQNSFKKQIGK from the coding sequence ATGCGCAAATTAGGGGTTATGTTCTTATTGCTTCTTATAAGCCTTTGGCTCTCAGGATGTAGTAATCGAGTCGAACTAAATGAACTTGGGATTATAACAGCTACCGGAGTAGATGGAAAAAGCGGTGCGTGGATTGTGACCTATCAAATTATCATCCCTTCGGCGATGGCTTCAGGCACGGGCGGTGGCGGAGGAGGCTCCCAATCGGCTGTTCATACCTTTTCTACGGAGGCCAAAACCATAAGAGAAGCAATAGATATAAGTAATCTGGAAAATCCGCGAAGACTTTATTTCGCCCATAACAACGTGCTTCTCATAGGCAAAAAAAGTGCAGATCAGGGAATCAACGAGATTATAGATATCTATTTACGAAATTTTGAGACCCGTGAAACGGTGAAAGTATTAGTAGCCGACGGCGAAGCTCGTGAACTCCTGAAGCAGCTTACACCTCCAGAGAAGGTTCCAGGTGTAGCATTAGCTAAAATTCTGGCTAAGGATAATCAGTTAGGATCCTTTTTCCCTTTAATCACGGTGTACGAAATTGCCCAAAGAATCAGTTCAGATAGTGAGGCGGCTGGTATTCCGGAGGTAGCTAAGGTGGGTTCAGGGGATGGAAAACTCGATACTATCGAAGTTTTTCAAAAGACATCCGCTAAGGTTAAGCTAAAACTATCCGGTTTGAGTGTGATAAAGGGGAGCAAAAGGATTGCAACTCTGAAACAAAAGGAAAGTCAAGGCGTAAGCTGGTTAAACAATCAGATGAACAGCAGTACTCTTTCTTTTACAGATCCTGTTAAGAACAATGAGGAAAAACGCTATACCGCTTTTCAGGTCCGTAAAGCTACAGTTAAAGCTACACCGATAAAAGGTCCTCTCCATTACACTTTGAAGGTGGATGTAAAGGTTAAAGGAGAAATTGTAGAATCCGAGACTAAAATAAACATCACTAAATCCAAAGGGATTAATCAAATGCAGCAGCTTATCAATAAAGAAATAGAGGCGCAAATTCTGAACAGCTGGCAAACCATTCAGAGCCTCAAGGTTGATCTTGCAGGGGTTGCTAATAAAATTCACCGTAAATACCCCAAGGATTGGCACAAGATTAAAGATACCTGGCCTGAGGAATTAGCAAGAATGGATATCAAAATAAATGTTGAAACGGTTATCAGCCGACCTGGGTTGTTTCAAAACTCATTTAAAAAGCAGATAGGCAAGTAA
- a CDS encoding GerAB/ArcD/ProY family transporter, with product MSLGKIRVSELVVVLSIFEVGSTTLFLMGAEAKQDAWLAMLIGATAGFLLLLLHLSIHRRDPQLDLFRLFRRYMGKYLGTFINILFVGYFTYEASRNLRDFGELTIMSLLNRTSLWIIILIVVLIIANLVRYGPEVFFMFCMILFPVMLIGYLVISVLIPATGLFHFEYMLPVLEFGLMPAVTSAIPEIVSFPFGQTVLFLVFYPLAMKGRNLPRAVIVTYIISALFLTVFNQLNIFVLGTELAPNMTLPLLETVQLIQLTQVFERTDALFTMVLYIGLGTKMAAFYLGAVIGLERITKISYKKWVLPLAILLYYLAFLSPNYTHHIEIGRGIAVNRWWPIFQIILPILLFLVMVIRRRKKA from the coding sequence ATGAGCTTAGGTAAAATTAGGGTATCTGAATTAGTTGTTGTTTTGTCCATATTTGAAGTGGGCAGCACCACCTTATTCTTAATGGGGGCAGAGGCAAAACAGGATGCCTGGTTAGCCATGCTGATAGGAGCTACAGCCGGGTTTCTCCTTCTCTTACTACATTTGTCCATTCACCGACGGGATCCGCAGCTGGATCTCTTTCGGCTCTTCCGCCGTTACATGGGTAAATATCTGGGTACCTTCATAAATATATTGTTTGTCGGCTACTTTACATATGAGGCTTCTAGAAATTTGCGTGATTTCGGAGAACTTACCATAATGAGCTTACTGAACCGTACATCTTTGTGGATTATTATACTTATAGTGGTCCTAATCATTGCAAACTTAGTTCGCTATGGACCTGAGGTATTTTTCATGTTCTGCATGATTCTATTTCCTGTTATGCTAATAGGTTATTTGGTCATAAGTGTTCTAATTCCGGCTACAGGCCTTTTTCATTTTGAGTATATGCTTCCGGTGCTGGAGTTTGGTTTAATGCCTGCTGTAACCTCTGCGATTCCCGAGATCGTATCATTTCCATTCGGCCAGACGGTGTTATTTCTTGTATTTTACCCGCTGGCCATGAAAGGACGTAATCTCCCCCGCGCTGTCATCGTTACCTATATTATCAGTGCACTGTTTCTGACCGTTTTTAATCAACTGAATATTTTTGTGCTTGGAACTGAACTGGCGCCCAATATGACCCTGCCGCTTCTTGAGACTGTGCAATTAATTCAGTTGACACAGGTATTTGAACGGACAGATGCCCTTTTCACAATGGTTCTCTACATAGGGCTGGGAACCAAGATGGCAGCCTTTTATTTAGGGGCGGTGATCGGACTTGAAAGAATAACCAAAATAAGCTACAAAAAGTGGGTCTTACCTCTAGCTATTCTACTCTATTACCTTGCCTTTTTATCTCCGAATTACACCCATCATATCGAGATTGGCCGAGGTATCGCTGTAAATAGATGGTGGCCTATATTTCAGATCATCCTTCCCATTCTGCTATTTTTGGTGATGGTTATTCGAAGACGGAAGAAGGCTTGA